From the Gossypium hirsutum isolate 1008001.06 chromosome A02, Gossypium_hirsutum_v2.1, whole genome shotgun sequence genome, the window ttaaatacaaatgtCTAGAACTATCTATAGTCCATACTAAAtctttaaataggaggataaataCGTTTCAACGCATTCAAAAACTCACATTCTTTTGCGTAGGTAATAATATCGATACTAACCGAGCTAGTACTCAATTAGATTATAAATTTTAACTTCTCTtctatcaatatatatttattattgctTTTGCTTGAGAGACTTTTTAATATTAGAGATCATGATATCAATATAATGTTGAAAATGTAAACTCAACTTAAGCAATTAATTAATGCTCAAAGTGGTGCGATATATGTATGAAGATTTTAGTTTAtataaagaaatttattaattGGGCCTTTTGTGCATGTCGCATTTTCCTTTTTAACGATTTCAATTATTGGATGAGTTTTGATTGCTTTCAATGAACATGAGTTATCTGATGGTAATAATTAAGTTACAAAATTGGAGCTTTTGTTAAGTAAGAGTTAGTGTAGAAGCTAATGCCAAACTTGGTGTGGAATTTctttgaaaaaacagaaattttGTTGCGGTGGGAGAATGCTTTTAGGCCCTGACGCATCTTCACTTTTCTTAACTTCGTTTCTAATTGGATGTCCTTCGATAGCATTCTGCATAAAGATGTCGGTGAATGTGAAGGAAGATGATTCTTTAAATTTTCACATATTGATTGGGGGCCTCATCCTTACTGTTTTGGTTGGTAAATTATTATGTACTTGAATAGTTACTTAAATGTTGTTCATCTATGTTTCTTTACTAATTAATTGTACGATAGGTTATTATTCTTTTGTTAGGGAAGCTGGGTGTAGCAATGCCGGATTTAATTTTGTCACTTCTCTCACGCATGCAGGATTTAAGTTTCCTATTTCTGACAAGTAGTGGAGACCCTGGAATAATACCTAGGAATTCAAAAGCATCTGAACCCCCGTCAGAAGAATCAAAGAAGTCACCGCAGGGTCCACCATGGGACTGGGCCATCAACAAAACAAACCTTAAAATTCCAAAGGTGAAGGATATAGTATTGAAGAATGGTCAAACGGTTAAAGTCAAGTTTTGCGAGACATGCTTGCTATATCGTTCTCCGCGTGCTTCCCATTGCTCCATTTGTAACAATTGTGTGCAAAAATTCGACCACCATTGTCCGTGGGTGGATCAATGCATCGGACTGGTAAGTTTctcttcaaatatatataaggcctaaacttaagtaataaattactAGAACAAGttgtaaattaccaaaataataaaaatactccATTTCATATGGTTCGCAGCGCAACTACCCTTTCTTCATTTGTTTTTTATCATCTTCCACTGCCTTATGCATATATGTGTTCTCGTGCTCTTGGATCAACATTCGTCGACAACCGCAGGGCTTATGGACTGCCATGTCTCGTGATGTACTGTCTGTTATTCTCATTGTGTATTGCTTCCTAGCTGTCTGGTTTGTTGGTGGCCTAACAGTTTTCCATTTCTATCTCATTTGCACTAACCAGGTGATTTAACTATTTTGTTGAATATGGTTTTGTTTCATTCCATGCATactgtaattaattaattaataaactaaAGTTGTGGCTGCTTATGCAATTTGAATCTCAGACAACTTATGAAAGCTTTCGATACCGTTATGATAAGAAGAAAAATCCTTTCAACAAAGGCGTACTAAGGAACTTCAAAGAAGTGTTCCTTGCTAGGATTCCACCTTCAGAGCTGAATTTGCGGGCATGGGTCTCAGAAGACGGAAACCTTTCAATTAAAGATGACAAAAGCATTAAATTTGACATGGAAAAGGAACTTAAGCACAACCAGGATAGTGCTAAATTTCCATCACATTGACAGAGGTTCGACTATGATGGTTTTGATAATAGTTTAAAGGGGAAGGACGGAGAGTTTGATGATAAACCTAAATCCTCTTCAAAGATGTAAACCATAATTTCCACAACCAAATAACCTTTGTTAGAGCAATTATTACAACTTCATTTACTTCACGCTAGTGCTTTCTTTCTACTTTTTCCTACACTATATATTCTTAGAAATTGGGATGCCCACTCTCCGtggatgaaaaataattaaaagttattagaAATAgacaagacaaaaagaaaatttattagttaaaagagatataattttttaaataaatttatttttaatatttaattaaaaatgatgaatttaataattgataattatatttttatagatttagtatacttttgaatgaatgattggtgtgataaaataaaatgttttacttaataattataataattaattttaccatatcattatttttacttttattaaaattaaatttacagtaaatccaaatataattttaaacCTTTATACTTCTTAATTAAAATGGTAGTTTTTCCATTTCCAAAAGTGACGGTGTTTAAAATCTTTATTTTGTAGTTTTAATCTTTTAAAGAGATACTTCAAGTCATGTCATTGACTATTTcgctatatttttatatatttgcatcTTAATTTTTTTCCCCATTGTTTTACTATTTGGCACAGTTATCCATGTTTTcatctcaaattttttttcatgtcCCTCTTTTAACGATACCTATGCGTCTCAAAATTTTCGTTTTTACCATCACAGAATCATTTTTCACATGAGAAAGCCATTTCACTACTTTAAATTCTATTCACTGTTTAGACCCTATCTTATGTTTCAGATTATCAAAGTTTTCTTtcttcaacaataatcatagttTTATCAACATATGACCAACtcgtaataatgaaataataaattggGTACACAATCTAATATGATTAATTTTATTGAGATGAagattttttatggttttttaataCGTTTTTGGTCTATCTAATTTTGAAGGGTAAATTCTTGATTGAAAATTGCTTTTTGAAAGGGACAATGAAAAGGTTTgatttgttaatttaaatttttttagcattattataaaaaaaataccttgACAAGTTAAAATATCTACTTTAAATAAAATGTTAggaactaaaaataaattaacttaagtgaatataaaatttaaatacctattaaacaattaatataaattatttttaaattttaatttaaacataaaaataagaaaattaacaacTTGTTAATTAATTTATAGACTCACTAATAATTTCtaagttaaaacataaaaaaatatttgactgCTATGGATTCATTTagttcaaaataaatatatatgacaatcaattaaacttttaatttgttggaaaaaGAATAAATcggggtattttaataattttacatctgaagagaatttttttttcaactttagaAAACTGACATTGTTGGTCATTTCTTATAGTGTCAAAAGTGTTTTTGGTTTTAAAATCTAGTTTGAAATACAATGAAGAATTAAGTTTGGGTGTGTTCTCTATTGtcatgaaaaaattatttttaagttaaaaatatttttgtattgcAGAAGTAGCAAAGAACACTCGACTTTTGGAGTTAAAAAGtgttttttcaacaaaaaaaaaaacctaagatTTAGATGTTTTTAACTTTTGCCTTTGGaagtaaaatttatcaaaatctttttatttatattaactatttaaagaTATACAActattagattaatttatattttatatagtattatactaaaattttaaaatatttcatgtatcattgtattaaattatttaaatattattgattatatttaattattaaaatattttatatatcattaattttacatataatttatattagtTACTTATAAGGCATTTAAAGTTTATAGTTcatgtataattatattaaattatttaaatatcatataacttaatttaatttttactttttactatcatgtctaaaaagaaaattttaacattcaaCTACAATTTTTTACAGCAATAAAGAACATTACAAATTAATAAGCTACACTTTTTCATTTCACTTTCTACCATACTTTTCTACCATACTTTTCAAAAGCCTTTATTATACAAACACATTTCAATTACAACAACAATGAAGAACTAGCCGAAGTATATTAGGAATCGGCTTTGCAGCACCAAGCTCTAGCAGCAAAGCTAAACTTGTGAATTTGTGTTTCATGCGCAATTGAGGAGGATCCAACCTAACCTCCTACAGATCCAAAAGAATACAAGCAAACTAAATGTTAATTATAATTGTGTGATGTATATTCAgggcatttaaaaaaaatactagacCTTCCTCGTCATACACTCGGTCAAAGGAAGTCTCATGGTTTTCCACGTCAAATTTCACAAGCAAGTCCTTGTCGCTAGTTCATCTTGAGCCTTCATTAGCTCTTCAAATAATAGCTTCACAGAAGTCTCCATCTTAGACAAATGAGTGTCACTACAAAAGAAGAAATTATCCTTCAAAAATTTGGCTTGTTCTTCACTTCCTTTCAACTTCCTCACCTCATCTTCCAGCTCTTTCCACTACTTTTAATTGGTTTCCTTTAGTTTTTGGTTCTCCACCACAATTGCTCCAAGGTTTGGTGGAGAACCTAAAGTACACCCTTAAAAATGGGGAAACCTTCAAAGCCTCTCCCCCTATGGTGATTATGTGGGACCATCGGTACGCCTCGTGACGTAGTGAAAAAATATTCCGGGGATCCATAGCCAAAGATCCATATAAGAGGAAGGAATCGGGTTGAAAATATACCTTCTTTACTGAAAACGTTGAAAGGATCTGTTGATTCAATGTCGA encodes:
- the LOC107952635 gene encoding probable protein S-acyltransferase 3, encoding MGVKKYQIYDSSSFDMPKPTRKRIYQAWQGNNKFCCGGRMLLGPDASSLFLTSFLIGCPSIAFCIKMSVNVKEDDSLNFHILIGGLILTVLDLSFLFLTSSGDPGIIPRNSKASEPPSEESKKSPQGPPWDWAINKTNLKIPKVKDIVLKNGQTVKVKFCETCLLYRSPRASHCSICNNCVQKFDHHCPWVDQCIGLRNYPFFICFLSSSTALCIYVFSCSWINIRRQPQGLWTAMSRDVLSVILIVYCFLAVWFVGGLTVFHFYLICTNQTTYESFRYRYDKKKNPFNKGVLRNFKEVFLARIPPSELNLRAWVSEDGNLSIKDDKSIKFDMEKELKHNQDSAKFPSH